In Vicia villosa cultivar HV-30 ecotype Madison, WI linkage group LG7, Vvil1.0, whole genome shotgun sequence, the DNA window AGGAGAGATGACATTGGAAGATTTCTTGGTGAAAGCGGGTATTGTTGCTGAAGCGCCTTCTAATAAAACGAATACCGATACTACTGTTGGAATGGATTCAAATGTAGCAGTATCACAGTTTCCGCAATCGCAAGGTCAGTGGATTCCGTATCCGCAATCGCAACCACAATTTCAGCAGCATCTACAACAAAGCTCAATGGGGGTTTATATGGCTAGCCAGGGTATGGCACAGCCGTTACACATGGGGGTTGGTGCGTCGATGGAGATTCCGTTTGCAGATAGTCATATGGCACTGGCTGCACCTCTTATGGGAACTGTGTCGGATACGCAGATTTCCGGAATGAAAAGGAGCACTCCTGAGGATATGGTGGAGAAAACTGTTGAGAGAAGGCAGAAAAGAATGATCAAGAATCGGGAATCTGCTGCCCGGTCAAGAGCAAGGAAACAGGTAACCACTTTCTTTGTCCTTGCTATTTAATTGGTTTTTGCTGAAATGAGAACCCCAAATCTGATTAATAACTTTTATAAACAGGCTTACACAAATGAATTGGAGAACAAAGTTTCGCGCTTGGAAGAGGAAAACGAAATGCTGAGGAAACGAAAGGTTAGATTCTGTTTCAAAATTTTAAGTTTAATCGCTTTAAGTTTGTCTGGTTAATGAAGCAAATTCCTCAAATACATATCTTCAGTCCTTAGATAGAATAGTTTGTCAATTCGTTGATCATATTTTCAGCTTCGTATCTTCTGGAGATACGAAACTCTGCATATTATGTTTCTGTAACCGAGATCTGAGCATGTGGCATTTGGATTATCAGATtatgttattaatttattttttgtcttCAACATGCAGGAGCTAGAGACTATGTTGCCATGCGTACCGATTACTGAACCTAAATACCAGCTACGCCGAATAGCATCATCTCCATTCTGAGTTTTGTGTAGCTATAAGTAGAGGTTTGTAGATATGAGAATGAAGGGAATCTTTGGTTTTAGTTTTAATGTGAGGTTGAGACACATGCGTTGTGGTATCTCTGAAATATGTAATGCTTTCTAACTCCTCTGTTAAGTTCTTGAGTAATTAATCATGATAGGCAATGTTGTAGTTTCAGCATTTTTACAGTCATTTCAATCATGGATTGGTTTCATTTCAGTGTTTTGGGATGGAATATATGTTGGGTCTTACCATTTTTGTTGTCATGGGAAAGTAGAACCACTCTCAATGAGTCGGAATCACGTACTTTCAAGTCTTTTTCTTTGTGACGCACCATTAAGCACCGATGAGCCAAATCATCTTCGTCTGAATTTGAACTAGAGGAGGAAGATTCTTCGTCTTCTTCCCAATCAATGTAGGCTCTTCTTTGCGACGCATCGTTAAGCACAAATGAGCCAACTCATATTCTTTCCAAACAATGTAGACTCTATGATCTTCGTCTTTATGGCCATTCAATATTCTACCAATGATGTCCCTATAATCGTGTGTCCCTGTTTCTATGCATTCACTGGTTTTAAATGCAAAATTGAATGTCATGTcaatttttttttggctttaaaccaccggtttagtccggttcgggggcgagttctggcatcaagtggttccatccccctcccgatcgtagttgcggggaatcgaaccgtggttcgacctaccaagtccagcgccaatcaccactgaaccaactaacgattggtaatgTCATGTCAATTTGGTACAGGCATTTTTATGTTCACCcccaaaaatatttgatttttcttggtTGGATCATATTTTTCTATATCTGTAGTAAATAATCATTTAGCAGTAAAAAAAGTACAAAAACCAATAACTATCTTTGTGATAACAAATCCATATCTTTAATGAGCACGCGTGTATATATGCACAATAACACTTGTTTTGTTTATTTCGAGAATAAAaccatttctattttttttaccaaaaaaaataataaatcatatTTTCTTATTGAAAAAATTTAGGTAAATTGGATAAAGAGATTTTAAGATTCAAATAATATTTACCCATTCATAAAAGGATTCTTAAATTGACATGAGGAACAACTTAGGCAATGATGTTAATGAAGATTGGCAGGCCATTTGGACAACTGCGTGTACATTATATGTTACTGGAGAAACCAGCGAGTACATGTAGCTGACTTCATAATGCCACAAAATCTGCCGCATGAGGTTAAAGGTGCGTTTGGTTCAACGGAGAGGAAAGGAGGGAATA includes these proteins:
- the LOC131618532 gene encoding ABSCISIC ACID-INSENSITIVE 5-like protein 2, which encodes MGIQTMGSQGGGDGNGKHSQLQPLVRQSSVYSLTLDEVENQLGDLGKPLSSMNLDELLKNVWTVEVNQSTSSDNEGAAQASEASLQRQASLSLKAALSKKTVDEVWRDIQQKKDSDEKKSQERQTTLGEMTLEDFLVKAGIVAEAPSNKTNTDTTVGMDSNVAVSQFPQSQGQWIPYPQSQPQFQQHLQQSSMGVYMASQGMAQPLHMGVGASMEIPFADSHMALAAPLMGTVSDTQISGMKRSTPEDMVEKTVERRQKRMIKNRESAARSRARKQAYTNELENKVSRLEEENEMLRKRKELETMLPCVPITEPKYQLRRIASSPF